In the Loxodonta africana isolate mLoxAfr1 chromosome 1, mLoxAfr1.hap2, whole genome shotgun sequence genome, one interval contains:
- the USF3 gene encoding basic helix-loop-helix domain-containing protein USF3 isoform X2, with translation MILDQAFKYITELKRQNDELLLNGGNNEQAEEIKKLRKQLEEIQKENGRYIELLKANDICLYDDPTIHWKGNLKNSKVSVVIPSDQIQKNIIVYSNGSQPGGNSQGAAVQGITFNVGHNLQKQTANVVPVQRACNLVTPVSVSGVCPSENKPWHQTRVSAVAANQPLPLCLPATISAQNILELSTSESESSVLGATSGSLIAVPVGPEPHQHCSFHTSLNDQSSPENKNGQESPKLLKNTVPCALNVRSASSATTTEVLPSSQPCLSAQACRVELPGTLVAVTTAVCSQPPRPAGASSPVGISQGTDLTNSATVVSLPVPGVGKTATPVSTLSANPLDSGWTLSCSLPSSSVSTSDLKNINSLTRISSAGNTQTTWTTLQLAGNTIQPLSQAPAVAVAPVLNESVPSPTTTNHSRHVAAGINSSNAFPADGQAGEQVVVTLPSCSSLPMQPLTAQPQVKPQPPKTILPLNSAMQVIQMAQPVGSAVNAAPGNPNVIILQPPSTAPCPTVMRAEVPSQTVGQQIVIIQTANQNPVPLLSAPPPGSVRLPVNGVNAIIGSNHSMQNASTPQTFGGKHLVHILPRPSSLSTSSSTPTFSVAMSNQQQPQTISLNGQLFALQPVMSSSGATNQTPMQIIQPTTSEDPNTNVALNTFGALASLNQSISQMAGQSCVQLSISQPANLQTAANSQATSANCVSLTTAVAPPVTADNSATLPSACDLATTPSVNSVACLPPNVKLKRLNKKPVAKKHLAASKSACSLNPVREVGKLGCPSTEGSAELSCDDVLLDSLPVDLPSVAVSQANSVNACGSHSLEVLNSESVPKCKSTEESNSPSQEPVTSEHFATAPAKSKDSTPVLQPEISQDKPPTSLAFSDAAKSCPSANVLIPSPSDPQVLVSQVSGLSSTTNTASPDCVSEVEIVAEPCRIEQDPSDTMQTTGLLKGQGLTALLSDLAKEKDAQKTSLSVQADHPDFPENSKLADSSVDFHPKQELLLLNGDGGDLPQHHSCIPGQEVVSGSLLAGRQADSPMSTSSGSSRSFSVASMLPEAAREDVTSSAPASTCDSCTFVEQTDIVALAARAIFDQENLEKGRVGIQADIREGTSKPSDTASLEGDQPFKSQIPKENGTGQAEAVPNEFNSQDSVEAAVDRPLEKPSCSVGIKTSNASLQVSASQPPSITSLSVNNLIHQSGISHPLVSCAGLSQSSEQTAVPATVNLTVASSSYGSQPPGPSLMTEYAQGQLNTMTSTLPNSQIQEPLLKPSHESRKDSAKRAVQDDLLLSSAKRQKHCQPAPLRLESMSLMSRTPDSISDQTQIMVSQIPPNSSNSIVPVSNPTHGDGLTRLFPPSNNFVAPALRQTELQCSSQPSVAEQQPTQASQHLQALQQHVPAQGVSHLHSNHLYLKQQQQQQVGQLRERHHLYQLQHHAPHAESTGHPQPHSVHQQRTLQQEVQMQKKRNLVQGTQASQLSLQPKHHGTDQSRPKSGQPHPHHQQMQQQMQQQFGNSQPEKSCDNPSTSRNHHNHPQNHLNQDIMHQQQDVGSRQQGSGVSSEHVPGHNPMQRLLTSRGLEQQMVSQPSIVTRPSDMTCTPHRPERNRVSSYSAEALIGKTSSNSEQRMALSIQGSRVSDQLEMRNYLDIPRNKNLAIHNMQSRVDHTLAPDIRLPDCQTFKPSGASQQPQSNFEVQSSRNNEIGNPVSSLRSMQSQTFRISQNSGPPAIDRQKRLPYPPVQSIPTGDAVPPRDSDNTCHQSFMQSLLAPHLSDQVIGSQRSLSEHQRNTQCGPSSAIEYNCPPAHESVHIRRESESQNRESCDMPLNAINTRNSTLNIPFSSSSSSGDIQGRNTSPNVSVQKSNPMRITDSHGTKGHMNPPVTTNMHGIARPALPHPSVSHGSADQGPPVRQTNSSVPQRSRHPAQDSSSSKIRQPERNRSGNQRHSNVFDPGLPHLPLSTSGSMILGRQQPTSEKRGSIVRFMPDSPQVPNDNSAPDQHTLSQNFGFSFIPEGGMNPPINANTSFIPQVTQPSATRAPALIPVDPQNTLPSFYPPYSPAHPPLSNDISIPYFSNQMFSNPSTEKVNSGSLNNRFGSILSPPRPVGFAQPSFPLLPDMPPMHMTNSHLSNFNMTSLFPEIATALPDGSAMSPLLTIANSSASDSSKQPSNRPAHNISHILGHDCSSAV, from the exons ATGATCCTGGACCAAGCATTTAAATATATAACGGAATTAAAAAGGCAAAATGATGAACTCCTACTTAATGGAGGAAACAATGAACAAG ctgaagaaataaaaaagctaCGGaaacaactggaagaaatccaaaaagaaaatggcCGATACATTGAGTTACTGAAAGCGAATGACATATGCTTATATGATGACCCCACAATCCACTGGAAAGGAAATCTTAAAAACTCGAAGGTCTCTGTTGTTATTCCCAGTGATCAGATTCAAAAAAATATCATTGTTTATTCAAATGGGAGTCAGCCTGGTGGAAACAGCCAGGGAGCAGCTGTTCAGGGGATAACCTTTAACGTTGGTCATAATTTACAAAAGCAAACCGCCAACGTGGTGCCAGTACAGAGGGCTTGCAATCTTGTGACTCCTGTGTCTGTTTCTGGAGTCTGCCCTTCTGAAAACAAGCCATGGCATCAGACCAGAGTTTCTgcggtggctgctaaccagcctCTTCCTCTTTGTCTTCCTGCTACCATTTCTGCTCAAAATATTCTTGAGCTTTCCACTTCAGAAAGCGAATCGAGCGTGCTTGGTGCCACCAGCGGCTCACTGATCGCTGTTCCAGTTGGGCCTGAACCTCATCAACACTGTTCCTTTCACACATCTCTAAACGATCAAAGCTCACCTGAAAATAAGAATGGGCAAGAGAGCCCCAAATTACTGAAGAACACGGTCCCCTGTGCGTTGAACGTCCGCTCTGCCTCCTCAGCGACCACCACTGAAGTGCTGCCCAGCAGCCAGCCCTGCCTGAGCGCGCAGGCCTGCAGAGTTGAGCTCCCCGGCACCCTTGTTGCGGTTACCACCGCGGTCTGCTCCCAGCCTCCCAGGCCTGCAGGTGCGTCTTCTCCAGTGGGCATTAGCCAGGGTACAGACTTGACAAACAGTGCCACGGTGGTGTCCCTACCTGTCCCTGGAGTGGGGAAGACTGCCACTCCTGTGAGCACTCTGTCTGCAAACCCTTTGGACAGTGGCTGGACTCTTTCTTGTTCTTTGCCTTCTTCAAGTGTTAGTACTTCAGATTTGAAAAATATTAACAGCCTTACCCGAATTTCCTCAGCCGGAAACACACAGACAACATGGACTACTTTGCAACTGGCGGGAAACACCATTCAGCCCTTGAGCCAGGCACCAGCTGTCGCTGTAGCCCCGGTATTAAATGAGTCTGTTCCTAGCCCCACCACAACCAACCACAGTAGACATGTGGCTGCAGGCATCAACTCGAGCAATGCCTTTCCAGCAGATGGGCAAGCGGGTGAGCAAGTAGTTGTAACCTTGCCTTCGTGTTCATCTTTACCTATGCAGCCATTAACTGCCCAGCCACAAGTTAAACCTCAGCCTCCAAAAACTATCCTTCCATTGAATTCAGCAATGCAGGTGATTCAGATGGCTCAGCCAGTCGGGTCGGCTGTTAATGCAGCTCCAGGTAATCCAAATGTGATCATTCTTCAGCCACCCAGCACCGCCCCATGCCCCACAGTGATGAGAGCAGAGGTTCCCAGCCAAACGGTAGGTCAGCAGATAGTGATCATACAGACAGCCAATCAGAACCCTGTGCCGCTCCTCTCTGCACCACCTCCTGGTTCTGTTCGACTCCCCGTCAATGGAGTCAATGCTATCATAGGGTCTAATCATTCAATGCAAAATGCTTCAACCCCACAGACTTTTGGAGGAAAGCACCTTGTCCACATATTACCAAGACCTTCTTCTTTATCAACATCTAGTTCAACACCAACGTTTTCTGTTGCCATGTCAAACCAACAGCAGCCTCAAACCATTTCTTTAAATGGACAGCTCTTTGCTTTGCAGCCTGTGATGTCTTCATCAGGAGCTACAAATCAAACCCCTATGCAAATTATTCAACCCACCACCAGCGAAGATCCAAATACCAACGTTGCCCTGAATACGTTTGGTGCTTTGGCCAGCCTCAATCAAAGCATATCACAGATGGCTGGGCAAAGCTGTGTGCAATTGTCGATTAGCCAGCCTGCCAATCTTCAAACTGCTGCAAATAGTCAAGCCACTTCAGCTAACTGTGTTTCACTGACAACTGCTGTGGCACCTCCCGTGACAGCAGATAATTCAGCCACACTACCCAGCGCATGTGATCTAGCGACTACTCCCTCAGTGAACAGTGTAGCTTGTTTGCCACCTAACGTGAAGTTGAAGAGGTTGAATAAGAAGCCAGTTGCCAAGAAACACTTAGCAGCTAGCAAGTCAGCCTGCTCTCTGAATCCAGTCAGAGAAGTGGGGAAGCTGGGCTGCCCCAGCACAGAAGGTTCTGCAGAGCTATCCTGTGATGACGTACTGCTGGATAGCCTCCCTGTTGATTTGCCATCTGTTGCTGTGTCCCAGGCAAATAGTGTAAATGCGTGTGGTTCACATTCTTTGGAAGTTCTGAATTCTGAGTCTGTACCCAAATGTAAGTCAACCGAAGAGTCTAACTCACCCTCCCAAGAACCTGTCACAAGCGAACATTTTGCAACGGCCCCAGCAAAATCCAAAGACTCTACCCCTGTGTTGCAACCAGAGATATCTCAGGATAAGCCACCAACTAGCCTGGCATTTTCAGATGCTGCCAAGTCATGTCCTTCAGCCAATGTGTTGATCCCATCTCCAAGTGATCCCCAGGTTTTGGTGTCTCAGGTTTCTGGTCTGTCATCCACCACGAACACGGCAAGCCCTGACTGTGTTTCTGAGGTGGAAATCGTTGCTGAACCTTGCAGGATCGAGCAAGATCCATCGGATACAATGCAAACCACTGGTCTCTTAAAGGGGCAAGGTTTAACTGCCTTGCTGTCTGATCTTGCTAAAGAAAAAGATGCTCAGAAAACATCTCTTTCAGTCCAGGCGGACCATCCTGACTTTCCTGAAAATTCTAAACTAGCAGACTCGAGTGTGGATTTCCATCCCAAACAGGAGCTGTTACTGCTGAACGGTGACGGTGGAGATCTACCACAGCATCATTCCTGCATCCCTGGTCAGGAGGTCGTTAGTGGTTCTTTGCTCGCCGGTAGGCAGGCTGACTCCCCCATGTCAACCAGCTCTGGCAGTAGTCGGAGTTTCTCGGTGGCCTCCATGCTTCCTGAAGCAGCCAGAGAGGATGTGACCAGCAGTGCACCAGCTAGTACATGCGACAGCTGTACCTTTGTAGAGCAAACTGATATAGTAGCTCTTGCAGCAAGAGCTATTTTTGACCAGGAGAACCTTGAGAAGGGAAGAGTTGGCATCCAGGCCGATATAAGGGAAGGCACTTCAAAGCCTTCTGACACAGCATCTTTAGAGGGAGATCAGCCTTTCAAATCACAGATACCTAaagagaatggcacaggacaggcagAAGCGGTACCAAATGAATTTAATTCTCAGGATTCAGTCGAAGCAGCTGTGGATAGGCCCCTGGAAAAACCAAGTTGCTCTGTAGGAATCAAAACATCAAATGCCTCTTTACAGGTTTCAGCTTCTCAGCCACCAAGCATCACCAGTTTAAGTGTGAATAATCTTATCCATCAGAGCGGCATCAGCCATCCTCTGGTCAGCTGTGCGGGTTTATCCCAGTCTTCAGAGCAAACGGCTGTTCCGGCGACAGTTAATCTGACTGTTGCATCCAGCTCCTATGGCAGTCAGCCTCCTGGACCATCTCTGATGACTGAATATGCCCAAGGACAGCTAAATACTATGACCAGTACCCTACCAAATTCACAGATTCAAGAGCCACTCTTAAAGCCGAGCCATGAAAGCCGTAAAGATTCTGCTAAGCGTGCTGTCCAAGacgaccttttactttcttctgcTAAGCGTCAGAAGCACTGTCAGCCAGCCCCACTCAGGCTTGAAAGCATGTCTTTGATGAGCCGAACTCCAGACAGCATTTCTGATCAAACTCAAATAATGGTTAGTCAGATCCCTCCCAACTCTTCAAACTCAATAGTGCCTGTTAGCAACCCGACACATGGAGATGGCCTTACACGACTGTTTCCTCCTAGTAACAACTTTGTGGCCCCTGCATTGAGGCAAACAGAACTTCAGTGTAGTTCTCAGCCTTCGGTTGCCGAGCAACAGCCAACCCAGGCAAGTCAACACCTACAGGCCCTGCAACAGCACGTTCCAGCTCAAGGAGTGTCTCACCTCCATAGTAACCATCTTTACttaaagcagcagcagcaacagcaagtGGGGCAGTTGAGAGAGAGGCATCACTTGTATCAGCTGCAACATCATGCACCCCACGCAGAGAGCACTGGCCACCCTCAGCCCCACAGTGTCCACCAACAGAGAACTCTACAACAGGAAGTCCAGATGCAGAAGAAGAGGAATCTTGTTCAGGGCACTCAGGCCTCTCAGCTCTCCTTACAACCGAAGCACCATGGAACTGACCAGTCCCGGCCCAAGAGTGGTCAGCCACATCCCCACCACCAACAAATGCAGCAACAGATGCAGCAGCAGTTTGGAAATTCCCAGCCAGAGAAGAGCTGTGACAACCCTTCGACAAGCCGGAACCACCATAACCATCCTCAGAACCATCTTAATCAAGACATCATGCACCAGCAGCAGGACGTTGGAAGCAGACAGCAAGGTTCAGGGGTTTCTTCTGAACATGTCCCTGGACACAATCCAATGCAGAGACTATTGACATCAAGAGGCTTAGAGCAGCAGATGGTGTCCCAGCCAAGTATCGTGACAAGACCTTCTGACATGACTTGTACTCCACACAGGCCAGAGAGAAATAGAGTTTCAAGTTACTCTGCTGAGGCACTCATTGGAAAAACGTCTTCTAATTCAGAGCAGAGAATGGCTTTATCGATTCAGGGCTCTCGAGTTTCAGATCAGCTTGAAATGAGAAATTACCTTGATATTCCCAGAAATAAGAATTTGGCCATTCATAACATGCAGAGCCGTGTGGACCATACCCTTGCCCCAGATATCCGCCTCCCTGATTGTCAGACATTTAAACCAAGTGGGGCCAGTCAACAGCCCCAGAGTAATTTTGAAGTACAATCTtcaagaaataatgaaataggtAACCCTGTATCATCTTTGAGGAGTATGCAGTCCCAGACTTTTCGAATTAGTCAAAACTCTGGTCCTCCAGCCATCGACCGTCAGAAGAGATTACCTTATCCACCGGTTCAGAGCATCCCAACAGGAGATGCTGTTCCACCAAGGGACAGTGACAATACATGTCACCAAAGTTTTATGCAGAGCTTACTTGCCCCTCACCTCAGTGATCAGGTCATCGGGAGCCAGAGATCACTCTCAGAACAtcaaaggaatacacagtgtggCCCATCCTCTGCAATTGAGTATAATTGTCCCCCAGCTCACGAAAGTGTCCATATTAGAAGAGAGAGTGAGAGTCAGAATAGGGAAAGTTGTGACATGCCCTTAAATGCAATCAACACCAGGAACAGTACCTTGAATATTCCTTTTTCAAGTTCTTCTTCCTCAGGAGATATTCAGGGTCGAAACACAAGTCCCAATGTTTCTGTTCAGAAATCCAACCCCATGAGGATTACTGACAGTCATGGgacaaagggccacatgaaccccCCAGTCACAACCAACATGCATGGGATTGCAAGGCCAGCTTTGCCACATCCATCTGTGTCTCATGGAAGTGCTGATCAAGGGCCTCCTGTACGTCAAACCAACTCTTCAGTTCCCCAGCGATCAAGGCATCCCGCACAAGACAGCAGCAGTTCCAAAATTCGTCAACCTGAAAGGAATCGTTCTGGAAACCAAAGACATAGTAACGTCTTTGATCCAGGTCTTCCCCATCTTCCTCTGTCAACCAGCGGCAGTATGATCCTTGGACGCCAACAGCCaacctcagagaagagaggaagtATTGTGCGTTTTATGCCAGATAGCCCACAAGTACCCAACGATAATTCAGCTCCTGACCAGCATACGCTATCCCAaaattttggtttttcttttattcccGAGGGTGGCATGAATCCACCCATAAATGCTaatacttccttcattccacagGTTACTCAGCCCAGTGCCACTCGAGCTCCAGCCCTCATCCCTGTAGATCCTCAGAATACCCTGCCCTCCTTCTATCCGCCCTACTCTCCTGCTCACCCTCCACTGTCCAATGATATTTCaatcccctatttttctaatcaAATGTTCTCAAATCCCAGCACAGAGAAGGTAAACAGTGGAAGCTTAAATAACCGATTCGGATCAATTTTATCCCCTCCCAGACCAGTTGGCTTTGCTCAGCCAAGTTTTCCTCTTCTCCCAGATATGCCACCAATGCACATGACCAACTCTCACTTATCCAATTTTAATATGACGTCTTTGTTTCCAGAAATAGCGACAGCTCTTCCGGATGGCTCAGCAATGTCCCCTTTGCTTACAATAGCCAACTCCTCTGCCTCTGACTCTTCCAAGCAGCCCTCAAACAGACCGGCCCACAACATAAGCCATATTTTAGGTCATGATTGCAGTTCTGCTGTTTAA